GACGTCGACCTCGCCTATGCCTGGGCGGACGACATCGCGATCCTGCACGGGGGCATGACGCTGATCAGGGGAGCGGCGCCCGACGTGCTGGGCGACGCCCAGGCGCTGGCGCGGGCGAGGCTGCGGCCGCCCCTGCTGCTGGAACTGGCGCGGGCGATGAAGCTGCCGCAGCCATGGCCCCGGACGCGGGAGGCCATGCTGGGACTCCGGGCCGGCGCGTGAACCGGCCGTCTTGGAATCTCGGACAGGCATAACAACTTCTCACCCCATGAGCGAGATTTCCCCAAAGCCCCGCCGGCTCCCGGCCTGCCCGATCTGCGGGCGGCCGGCCGATCCACAGTACAAACCGTTCTGCACGCCCCGATGCGCCGACGTGGACCTGAACCGTTGGTTGGGCGGGGTCTATAGGG
This Skermanella mucosa DNA region includes the following protein-coding sequences:
- a CDS encoding DNA gyrase inhibitor YacG, with amino-acid sequence MSEISPKPRRLPACPICGRPADPQYKPFCTPRCADVDLNRWLGGVYRVEANDPEAEIETDFDADPERLH